TTATTTGATTGTGCAAAATTGAGTAAATAGATCTTTCAAATACATAAATATTTTTTTTATTTAAAGCTTCTTTTAAATTATTAAAATTAAAATCTGCTATTTGTGAGCTTTCTCTTAAAAATTCTTTGTCGATGTTTAAAGTTAATTCAAGAGTCTTGCTATTTATAAATATATCTGCATTTATTTTACTAAATAAGCATCCGAAGGTATGGTCTGGATGAAAATGAGTAAAAAAGACTTTTTTTAATTTTTTAGAAGTTTTCTCTTCAATAACTTGAGACATTTCTTCAAATTTCTTTGGGTAAAGTGAACTATCAAACGCTATTAATCCATCATCATACTCCAAAAAGGTAACCGAACTCGCTCCGTTTTCAAACCAAAAGTTATGAATTCCTTCGTAACTTTCTAACAACTTAATCACCTCTTGTTTTATTATACAATACTCACCTTAGAAATTATGAAGCTAAGATTCTATAATTTTTTTGACGCTTAGTTTTTTTTAAAAATACTTCATCAGCTCTAATCCTTACAAAATATGAATTTCTTTAATTTTTTGCTACGTGTAGCTAAAGAGAGGGGGGGAGGGCTCCGCCCTGAACCTGTTATAAATTCAAATGCTTATTTTTAAAAACGTTTCATTTCTAAAGTTCTTATCTAATCCTTACTAACTGTGAATCTCTTTAACTTTTTCGCTACAT
This genomic interval from Petrotoga sp. 9PWA.NaAc.5.4 contains the following:
- a CDS encoding MBL fold metallo-hydrolase — protein: MLESYEGIHNFWFENGASSVTFLEYDDGLIAFDSSLYPKKFEEMSQVIEEKTSKKLKKVFFTHFHPDHTFGCLFSKINADIFINSKTLELTLNIDKEFLRESSQIADFNFNNLKEALNKKNIYVFERSIYSILHNQIIIGENLDGHTIDSTIFVIKPQNYIITGDLVFSNVHAEILNSNLDEWISKLQQMEKLQIEKVFPGHGKVGTKTLIKEQIKYLKDKKKGTPLEKKYSQYLLPELTYLT